One Succinivibrio dextrinosolvens DNA window includes the following coding sequences:
- a CDS encoding tripartite tricarboxylate transporter TctB family protein, producing the protein MKKSDVGVVVFVYGICLFFYYYLQELPPEAQTYPLCLISGLFILNTLFLILNLIKLKKIGMENDLHSVFEGFLKSQFFTVLTACVIYIVGVYYIGFYITSIAYLIIIMSFLKVPLKSSVLTVLVLGLVIYFVFSMFLKVPLPLGVVFE; encoded by the coding sequence GTGAAAAAATCTGATGTAGGCGTTGTTGTATTTGTATACGGTATCTGCCTCTTTTTTTATTATTACCTGCAGGAGCTGCCTCCTGAGGCACAGACCTATCCGCTTTGTCTGATTAGTGGTCTCTTTATTCTGAATACTCTGTTTTTAATCCTGAATTTAATTAAGCTTAAAAAGATCGGAATGGAAAATGATCTCCATTCTGTATTTGAAGGCTTTCTGAAGAGTCAGTTCTTTACTGTGCTGACAGCATGTGTGATTTATATTGTGGGCGTTTACTATATCGGTTTTTACATCACAAGTATCGCCTATCTAATCATAATTATGTCGTTCCTGAAAGTTCCTTTAAAGAGCTCGGTTCTGACTGTTTTGGTTCTGGGACTGGTTATTTACTTTGTATTCTCCATGTTCCTGAAGGTTCCTCTTCCACTGGGCGTTGTTTTTGAGTAA
- a CDS encoding Na/Pi cotransporter family protein, which translates to MYFLLNLFSAIALLAFGVYMTKKTVMSSCGASIGNVLKSVVDSRFKAVLIGLGTTMLVQSSTATSLLVSSFLKKNLLSLGIALAIMLGADLGTAIMARVLTCDLSIVSPILLTLGIFLYLGFTDRVKLHLSGGIMLGLGLILLALRLIVQTTQPVTHAELTAVLLKSLTNEITFALILGMILAVICFSSLAAVLLTSLLCTTGAIEISGALAVVIGANIGSCILEIIGALKQGISAKRVMYGNTLFKIIIGIVALCLLVPIENAEKEMAFPLSEFVIWFHVVFNAVICIFMLPCVGLMSKLLYALIPERKVEYDPNTPEHLDLAAYIDPNLALGNAVREVLSLGDFLQQMFTNLENSISYKPQEGVSSNDMKNRIRDIAGKISEYLAGVNFDSKKQRRRMNRCLIASADVSECAHIINGMIKRLNKANGTYQASFLPEIRNELGRISSECAGAVNLAVNAFFRNGKEEKQNYMVKKNQCLKLINGFHASYIGKPHLNAEQDMRFFMILLEILEQYRHICVIFDPLFLKGELKTAEQEMNPSED; encoded by the coding sequence ATGTATTTTCTGTTGAATCTGTTTAGTGCGATAGCTCTGCTGGCTTTTGGTGTATACATGACCAAAAAGACTGTGATGAGTTCATGCGGTGCTTCAATCGGAAATGTTCTGAAAAGCGTAGTCGATTCTAGGTTTAAAGCTGTCCTGATTGGATTAGGCACAACCATGCTGGTACAGAGCAGTACTGCAACTTCTCTTCTCGTTTCATCTTTTCTGAAAAAGAATCTTCTATCTTTGGGAATTGCTCTTGCCATTATGCTGGGAGCTGATCTTGGCACTGCAATTATGGCTCGAGTTCTGACCTGCGATCTTTCAATTGTGTCGCCAATTCTTTTGACTCTCGGTATTTTTTTGTATCTTGGATTTACTGACAGGGTAAAACTGCACTTAAGTGGCGGTATTATGCTGGGCTTAGGATTGATTCTTCTGGCCTTAAGACTGATTGTACAGACAACTCAGCCTGTAACTCATGCAGAACTGACAGCGGTTCTGCTTAAATCGCTTACCAATGAGATAACCTTTGCTCTTATCTTAGGCATGATCCTGGCAGTAATCTGTTTTTCCAGTCTGGCAGCCGTGCTTCTGACTTCCCTACTATGCACTACAGGTGCAATTGAGATCAGCGGTGCTCTGGCTGTGGTGATAGGAGCAAACATCGGTTCGTGTATCCTTGAGATTATCGGTGCGTTAAAGCAGGGTATAAGTGCTAAAAGAGTAATGTACGGTAATACACTATTCAAGATTATTATCGGTATTGTTGCATTATGCCTTCTTGTCCCTATTGAGAATGCTGAAAAGGAAATGGCTTTCCCTCTGTCAGAGTTTGTTATCTGGTTCCACGTGGTATTCAATGCTGTTATATGTATTTTTATGCTGCCATGTGTTGGACTGATGTCAAAGCTACTGTATGCGCTTATTCCTGAGCGTAAGGTCGAGTATGATCCCAATACTCCTGAACACCTTGATCTTGCAGCTTATATCGATCCTAACCTTGCGCTTGGCAATGCTGTCAGAGAAGTTTTAAGTCTTGGTGATTTCCTTCAGCAGATGTTCACAAACCTTGAAAACAGTATTTCCTATAAACCTCAGGAAGGTGTCAGCAGCAATGATATGAAGAACAGAATCAGGGACATAGCCGGAAAGATCAGTGAATATCTGGCGGGTGTTAATTTTGATTCAAAGAAACAGCGCAGACGTATGAACAGATGTCTTATTGCATCTGCGGATGTAAGTGAATGTGCACATATCATCAACGGTATGATTAAACGTCTTAACAAAGCTAATGGTACTTATCAGGCATCATTTCTTCCTGAGATAAGAAATGAGCTTGGACGAATTTCCAGTGAATGTGCCGGTGCTGTAAATCTTGCGGTAAATGCTTTCTTCAGAAACGGTAAGGAAGAAAAGCAGAATTACATGGTAAAGAAAAATCAGTGCCTCAAACTGATAAATGGATTTCACGCAAGTTATATTGGTAAACCTCATCTTAATGCTGAACAGGATATGCGTTTTTTTATGATTCTGCTTGAGATTTTAGAGCAGTACAGACATATCTGTGTAATCTTTGATCCTCTGTTCTTAAAAGGAGAACTGAAGACTGCAGAGCAGGAGATGAATCCAAGTGAGGATTAA
- the glyQ gene encoding glycine--tRNA ligase subunit alpha produces MSNKYDLQTFQGLILTLQDYWMRHGCMIAEPFDLEVGAGTSHPMTFLRSLGPEPISCAYVQPSRRPTDGRYGENPNRLQHYYQFQVILKPSPDNIQELYLGSLKELGFDPTENDIRFVEDNWENPTLGAWGLGWEIWLNGMEVSQFTYFQQVGGLECYPVTGELTYGLERLAMYIQKKKTVYDLIWAHTANGDVTYGDVFHQNEVEQSTYNFEYADTDFLFSMFDQMEKESSYLLNLEKPLPLPAYERILKAAHCFNLLDARHAISVTERQRFILRIRTLSKAVAEAYYKSREELGFPMCKKTENKDN; encoded by the coding sequence ATGTCTAACAAATATGACCTTCAAACATTCCAAGGTTTAATTCTTACCCTACAAGATTACTGGATGCGACATGGCTGTATGATTGCAGAACCATTCGATCTTGAAGTCGGCGCAGGTACTTCTCACCCAATGACTTTCCTAAGATCACTCGGTCCTGAACCAATCTCTTGCGCCTATGTTCAGCCATCAAGAAGACCAACTGACGGTCGTTACGGTGAAAACCCAAACAGATTACAGCACTACTATCAGTTCCAGGTTATTCTGAAGCCATCTCCAGATAACATTCAGGAGTTATACCTAGGCTCATTAAAGGAACTTGGATTTGACCCAACAGAAAATGATATCCGTTTTGTTGAGGACAACTGGGAAAACCCAACTCTTGGTGCCTGGGGACTTGGCTGGGAAATCTGGCTGAACGGTATGGAAGTTTCACAGTTTACCTACTTCCAGCAGGTTGGTGGTCTTGAGTGCTACCCTGTTACCGGTGAGTTAACCTATGGTCTTGAGCGTCTTGCTATGTACATCCAGAAGAAAAAGACAGTATATGACTTAATCTGGGCTCACACAGCAAATGGCGATGTTACCTACGGTGATGTATTCCATCAGAATGAGGTAGAGCAGTCTACATACAATTTTGAGTATGCTGATACTGATTTCTTATTCAGCATGTTTGACCAGATGGAAAAGGAAAGCAGCTATCTTCTGAATCTTGAGAAGCCACTTCCTCTACCAGCATATGAAAGAATTCTAAAGGCAGCTCACTGTTTCAACCTGTTAGATGCAAGACATGCAATTTCAGTAACAGAGCGTCAGAGATTTATCCTGAGAATCAGAACTCTATCTAAGGCTGTTGCAGAAGCATATTACAAATCTAGAGAAGAGCTAGGTTTCCCAATGTGCAAAAAGACTGAAAACAAGGATAACTAG
- a CDS encoding Bug family tripartite tricarboxylate transporter substrate binding protein codes for MRKFTKLLCAATLIGAAFSATAWEPSGDVKVIVAYKAGSGTDTGARVLASMAEKYIGKTLIINNMPGADGKIGWTALVQAKGDGQTIGFINLPTFTTLATLPNAPFKTSDVIPVCNHLTETGVVVVKADSPYKTLKDLVEAAKKNPNIRASTNGVKASNHTAAQLLATSADFKYKAIPYGGTADQLLALRQNEVDFTCAKVADVAQLIKGDNPELRILGVFSENRLESLPEVPTLGECGYYNKWYGSARGIVVPKGTPKEVVDFYVDAFKKTAEDPAVIEAHQKAGLELDFMDDKAFGNLISEQEAFCKDVVTNLYK; via the coding sequence ATGAGAAAATTTACAAAACTTCTTTGTGCCGCCACCTTAATTGGGGCAGCTTTCAGTGCAACAGCATGGGAGCCTAGCGGTGATGTTAAGGTTATTGTTGCCTATAAGGCTGGTTCTGGTACTGATACCGGTGCCCGTGTTCTGGCAAGCATGGCTGAAAAGTATATTGGTAAAACTCTTATTATCAACAATATGCCTGGTGCAGACGGTAAGATTGGCTGGACTGCACTGGTACAGGCAAAGGGGGATGGTCAGACCATAGGCTTTATTAACCTTCCAACCTTTACCACACTTGCAACACTGCCAAACGCTCCTTTCAAGACTTCAGATGTAATTCCTGTATGTAATCATCTGACAGAGACAGGTGTTGTCGTAGTTAAGGCTGATAGCCCATACAAGACCTTAAAGGATCTGGTTGAGGCTGCTAAGAAGAACCCTAACATCCGAGCATCAACCAACGGTGTTAAAGCATCTAACCACACAGCAGCTCAGCTTTTAGCTACCAGCGCTGACTTCAAGTACAAGGCAATTCCTTATGGCGGAACCGCAGATCAGCTTCTTGCTTTACGTCAGAACGAGGTTGACTTCACCTGTGCAAAGGTTGCTGATGTTGCTCAGTTAATCAAGGGTGATAATCCTGAGTTACGTATTCTGGGGGTTTTCTCAGAGAACAGATTAGAGTCACTGCCAGAGGTTCCAACATTAGGTGAGTGCGGCTATTACAACAAGTGGTATGGCTCTGCACGTGGCATAGTTGTTCCAAAGGGAACTCCAAAGGAAGTTGTTGATTTCTATGTTGATGCTTTCAAGAAGACTGCAGAAGATCCTGCTGTTATCGAAGCTCACCAGAAGGCAGGCTTAGAGTTGGATTTTATGGATGATAAGGCATTCGGTAATCTGATTTCTGAGCAGGAAGCTTTCTGTAAGGATGTTGTAACCAATCTTTACAAGTAA